A region from the Arachis ipaensis cultivar K30076 chromosome B01, Araip1.1, whole genome shotgun sequence genome encodes:
- the LOC107610490 gene encoding uncharacterized protein LOC107610490, with protein MVPQGDPRVPVGFGTRETQNIGVVSEFQVGQQFQDKEEVVLSVKTYSICCGVEYKVFESDNFKYYGKCKEFGSGCIWLIQVSLQQRRATSISSEHRKLDYHVISAFILPMIRADATVSIKVLQNATDAHFEFRRVWMAKQKAVAQIYGDWKESYNDLPRWVLGVQITMPGSVAVLKTSPVRVSGQLDDSSAYWTFPPCIETFRHYKPLVSMDGTHLYGKCGGTLLVTIAQDGNSNIIPIAFALEEGENTKLWSFILFHLRQHVTPHPGILVISDRHNWIKVALEASDGGWLLLTVYRAFCIRHVAANFTLSFKGKDARRLLVNAAYDKTEVKFHYWFDILHAEDPAMRNWTNRIDYAHWTQHQDEGQRFEHMTTNISKCVNSILKGLRNLPVCALVKATYGRLAELFIQKGRDAEAQLGTEQQFSQYLIKVIEANLNSSRCFTVTMYDRDNLEFTVVEITPTRSFSLGTYKVSLTDQTCDCGYFQALHYPCRYALACCAYARLAWFTYVHEVYRLSFVFDVYRMGFTPPVLEGF; from the exons atggtACCTCAAGGGGATCCGAGAGTACCTGTTGGCTTCGGGACTAGAGAGACACAGAATATAGGTGTTGTATCAGAATTTCAAGTTGGTCAGCAGTTTCAAGATAAAGAAGAAGTCGTGTTAAGCGTGAAGACTTATAGCATTTGCTGTGGGGTTGAGTACAAGGTATTTGAATCCGATAATTTCAAGTACTATGGCAAGTGCAAGGAGTTCGGCAGTGGGTGCATATGGCTCATTCAGGTTAGCCTCCAGCAGCGTAGAG CCACATCGATATCTAGTGAGCACAGGAAGCTTGATTATCATGTTATATCGGCCTTCATACTTCCCATGATTAGAGCTGATGCCACCGTCTCGATTAAGGTACTACAGAATGCCACGGATGCACACTTCGAGTTCAGGAGGGTTTGGATGGCTAAACAGAAAGCCGTGGCCCAGATTTATGGAGATTGGAAGGAGTCATACAATGACTTGCCACGATGGGTATTGGGTGTTCAGATCACGATGCCAGGTAGTGTTGCGGTGTTAAAGACGAGTCCTGTGCGAGTTAGTGGACAATTGGATGACTCTTCAGCTTATTGGACATTCCCACCGTGTATTGAGACATTCCGTCATTACAAGCCGTTGGTAAGTATGGACGGTACCCACCTGTATGGAAAATGCGGCGGTACACTGTTGGTCACGATTGCGCAGGACGGAAACTCCAACATCATTCCTATTGCATTTGCACTTGAGGAGGGGGAGAATACAAAGTTGTGGTCATTCATTCTATTTCACCTGCGGCAACATGTGACACCTCATCCGGGTATACTCGTCATATCAGACAGGCACAACTGGATAAAGGTTGCATTGGAAGCTTCCGACGGTGGCTGGCTTCTGCTTACTGTATATAGGGCTTTTTGCATCCGACACGTGGCTGCGAATTTCACGCTGAGTTTCAAGGGCAAGGATGCACGGAGGTTATtagtgaatgctgcttatgacaAGACCGAGGTCAAGTTTCACTACTGGTTTGACATTCTCCATGCTGAAGATCCTGCTATGCGCAACTGGACTAATCGGATTGACTATGCACATTGGACCCAACATCAGGACGAAGGTCAGAGATTTGAGCACATGACTACGAATATATCTAAGTGTGTGAACTCAATACTGAAGGGTCTGAGGAACCTTCCAGTCTGTGCGCTGGTGAAGGCCACTTATGGGAGATTGGCCGAGCTATTCATTCAGAAAGGCAGAGATGCCGAGGCACAGTTAGGAACAGAGCAGCAGTTTAGTCAGTATCTTATTAAGGTGATCGAAGCAAATCTAAATTCCTCAAGGTGTTTCACCGTGACTATGTACGACAGGGACAACTTAGAGTTTACTGTGGTAGAGATCACTCCGACAAGGAGTTTTTCACTAGGCACATACAAAGTATCCCTCACCGACCAGACATGTGATTGTGGCTATTTTCAGGCACTTCATTATCCATGTCGTTATGCCTTGGCTTGCTGTGCATATGCACGCCTGGCCTGGTTCACCTACGTCCACGAGGTGTATCGCCTTAGCTTTGTGTTTGATGTTTATCGCATGGGGTTCACACCTCCAGTTCTGGAGGGATTTTAG